In Carya illinoinensis cultivar Pawnee chromosome 9, C.illinoinensisPawnee_v1, whole genome shotgun sequence, the following are encoded in one genomic region:
- the LOC122274956 gene encoding probable WRKY transcription factor 65 — MDGRFITSPFISSSGQEENIDSTPENGAESPPSTIFDDMKITSSVSSPRKSRRAIQKRVVSVPIKDVEGSRLKGESNTPPPDSWAWRKYGQKPIKGSPYPRGYYRCSSSKGCPARKQVERSRVDPSMLVVTYSCEHNHPWPASRNHHSTNKNVKPETIASAKPEPEEKFADLGDESSLMASDEFSWFGDMETTSSTVLESPIFAERSSGDADVAMFFPMREEDESLYADLGELPECSVVFRGVGPRLEIC; from the exons ATGGACGGCAGATTCATCACCAGCCCTTTTATCAGTAGTTCTGGGCAAGAAGAGAACATTGACAGCACCCCCGAAAATGGGGCCGAATCCCCTCCTTCCACCATCTTTGACGACATGAAGATCACCTCCTCCGTTTCGTCCCCAAGAAAAAG TCGGCGTGCCATACAGAAAAGAGTGGTGTCAGTACCAATCAAGGACGTAGAAGGGTCCCGGCTCAAGGGAGAGAGCAATACTCCACCGCCCGATTCTTGGGCTTGGAGGAAGTATGGTCAGAAACCCATCAAAGGATCTCCCTATCCCAG GGGTTACTACAGGTGCAGCAGCTCGAAGGGATGTCCGGCGAGAAAACAGGTAGAGAGGAGCCGCGTGGACCCCTCGATGCTAGTGGTCACCTACTCCTGCGAGCACAACCATCCATGGCCGGCTTCTAGAAACCACCACTCGACGAACAAAAACGTAAAGCCCGAAACCATCGCAAGCGCCAAGCCCGAGCCGGAGGAGAAGTTCGCGGATCTAGGGGACGAGTCGTCGTTGATGGCGAGCGACGAGTTCAGTTGGTTCGGCGACATGGAGACGACGTCGTCGACAGTGCTCGAGAGCCCCATTTTTGCGGAGAGGAGTTCAGGCGACGCCGACGTGGCGATGTTTTTCCCGATGAGGGAGGAGGACGAGTCGCTCTACGCCGATCTGGGGGAGCTGCCGGAGTGCTCCGTCGTCTTCCGCGGCGTGGGACCACGACTCGAGATCTGCTGA
- the LOC122274957 gene encoding ras-related protein RABA1d-like: MAGYRAEDDYDYLFKLVLIGDSGVGKSNLLSRFTRNEFSLESKSTIGVEFATRSLNVDGKVIKAQIWDTAGQERYRAITSAYYRGAVGALLVYDVTRHSTFENVDRWLRELRDHTDPNIVVMLIGNKSDLRHLVAVSTEDGKSFAERESLFFMETSALEATNVDNAFAEVLTQIYHIVSKKAMETRDDAANSAVPFKGEKIDVNTDVSAVKKGGCCST, encoded by the exons ATGGCCGGGTACAGAGCTGAAGACGACTACGACTACCTCTTCAAGTTGGTGCTGATCGGGGACTCGGGTGTGGGCAAGTCCAACTTGCTCTCCAGGTTCACTCGCAACGAGTTCAGCCTCGAGTCCAAGTCCACCATCGGCGTCGAGTTCGCCACTCGGAGCTTGAACGTGGATGGCAAGGTTATCAAGGCCCAGATTTGGGATACCGCTGGCCAAGAAAG GTACCGAGCCATAACTAGTGCTTACTATAGAGGGGCAGTTGGTGCACTGCTCGTGTATGATGTCACTAGGCATTCcacatttgaaaatgttgacaGGTGGTTAAGGGAGTTGAGAGATCACACGGATCCAAACATTGTGGTCATGCTCATTGGTAACAAATCAGATCTTCGTCACCTTGTGGCGGTCTCTACTGAGGATGGGAAATCTTTTGCCGAGAGGGAGTCCCTCTTCTTCATGGAAACTTCTGCTCTGGAAGCGACTAATGTGGACAATGCATTTGCTGAAGTTCTTACTCAGATCTACCATATCGTAAGCAAGAAGGCCATGGAGACcagagatgatgctgcaaattcAGCTGTTCCCTTCAAAGGAGAGAAAATTGATGTCAATACAGATGTTTCTGCTGTGAAGAAAGGTGGATGCTGTTCCACCTAG
- the LOC122274955 gene encoding protein transport protein Sec61 subunit alpha-like, translating into MGGGFRVLHLVRPFLSFLPEVQSADRKIPFREKVIYTVISLFIFLVCSQLPLYGIHSTTGADPFYWMRVILASNRGTVMELGITPIVTSGLVMQLLAGSKIIEVDNSVREDRALLNGAQKLLGILIAVGEAVAYVLSGMYGSVGQLGVGNAILIIIQLCFAGIIVICLDELLQKGYGLGSGISLFIATNICENIIWKAFSPTTINSGRGAEFEGAVIALFHLLITRSDKVRALREAFYRQNLPNVTNLLATVLIFLIVIYFQGFRVVLPVRSKNARGQQGSYPIKLFYTSNMPIILQSALVSNLYFISQLLYRRYSGNFFVNLLGTWKESEYSGGHFIPVGGLAYYVTPPASLADMAAHPFHALFYLVFMLSACALFSKTWIEVSGSSARDVAKQLKEQQMVMPGHRDSNLQKELNRYIPTAAAFGGICIGALTVLADFMGAIGSGTGILLAVTIIYQYFETFEKERASELGFFGF; encoded by the exons ATGGGAGGAGGATTTAGAGTGCTGCACCTGGTCAGACCATTTCTCTCATTTCTGCCAGAGGTTCAGAGTGCTGACAGGAAGATTCCCTTCAGAGAGAAAGTCATATACACAGTcatttctcttttcatcttTCTAGTTTGCAGTCAGCTTCCTCTGTATGGAATACACTCGACAACGGGTGCTGATCCATTTTATTGGATGCGTGTTATTCTTGCATCAAACCGTGGGACTGTGATGGAGCTTGGAATCACCCCTATTGTGACATCTGGGCTAGTCATGCAACTCTTGGCTGGTTCAAAAATCATTGAAGTGGACAACAGTGTCCGTGAGGATCGTGCCCTCTT AAATGGGGCACAAAAGTTGTTAGGAATCCTGATTGCAGTTGGTGAAGCCGTGGCGTATGTCCTATCTGGGATGTATGGTAGTGTTGGTCAACTCGGTGTTGGGAATGCCATTCTTATCATTATTCAGCTTTGTTTTGCTGGAATTATTGTTATCTGCCTAGATGAACTTCTCCAGAAGGGATATGGTTTGGGCTCTGGGATCTCCCTTTTCATAGCTACCAACATCTG TGAAAACATTATTTGGAAAGCTTTTAGCCCCACAACTATCAACAGTGGCCGGGGAGCTGAATTTGAAGGTGCTGTTATTGCTTTGTTTCATCTACTGATAACTAGGAGCGACAAAGTTCGTGCTCTTCGAGAGGCTTTTTATCGGCAGAACCTTCCCAACGTTACTAATTTGCTTGCTACGGTTTTGATCTTCCTAATTGTCATCTACTTCCAAGGTTTCCGAGTAGTTCTGCCCGTTAGATCAAAGAATGCTCGAGGGCAACAGGGATCATATCCGATTAAACTTTTCTACACCTCCAACATGCCTATAATTCTCCAATCAGCCCTTGTTTCCAATCTTTATTTCATCTCCCAG CTGCTATACAGGAGGTACAGTGGAAATTTCTTTGTAAATCTGTTGGGTACATGGAAGGAATCTGAATATTCAGGTGGCCATTTTATTCCAGTCGGTGGTCTTGCTTACTATGTCACTCCACCAGCAAG CTTGGCAGATATGGCAGCCCATCCATTCCATGCTCTATTCTATCTGGTGTTTATGCTTTCTGCTTGTGCACTCTTCTCTAAAACTTGGATTGAAGTGTCCGGGTCTTCTGCCCGAGATGTTGCTAAGCAGCTTAAG GAACAACAAATGGTGATGCCAGGACATCGAGATTCAAACTTACAGAAGGAATTGAATCGCTACATCCCTACTGCAGCCGCATTTGGTGGAATATGCATAGGTGCACTCACAGTGCTGGCGGATTTCATGGGAGCAATTGGCTCGGGAACTGGGATATTGCTTGCTGTTACAATAATCTATCAGTACTTCGAGACATTTGAGAAGGAGAGAGCGAGTGAGCTGGGGTTCTTTGGCTTTTAA
- the LOC122275259 gene encoding protein GRAVITROPIC IN THE LIGHT 1-like, producing MDTLTPKSALNSKNKLARTFQKVINLRTATRITSNNGICMLTSQCNVKEDFFTDRNSQQFDKNDIDARGRQQRAVLEALVAKLFAGITSIKAAYAELQMAQNPYNSDAIQVADQAVVDELKAISELKRSFLRKELDLSPQVTLMLAEIQEQQGSMKTYEITIKKLETEADLKDSNITSLQNQLDNSNSLNKCLYKRLNSSGSLSMFDNLRLTVLSVTHFVQFLHYTLRSIRSFVKLMIREMDSVHWDLDVAVKFIEPDAVFTNPSHRFFAFESFVNITMFEGFNRPQFQPSDHSQRQPPLETHRNCLFFDKFKKLTNVNPRHFLSHNPNSSFAKFTRAKYLHLVHAKMECSLFGNLNQRKLVKSGGVPDSSFFVAFAEMAKRVWLLHCLAFSFDEEVSIFQVRKNCRFSEVYMECVAEEASFCSGEITGGNGGGEFSVGFTVVPGFKIGKTVIQSQVYLSPATPTPASR from the coding sequence ATGGATACACTGACACCCAAATCAGCCTTGAACAGCAAGAACAAGTTAGCGCGCACTTTCCAAAAGGTTATCAACCTCCGGACCGCAACAAGAATCACTTCAAACAATGGGATTTGCATGCTCACATCGCAATGCAACGTCAAGGAGGATTTTTTCACTGATAGAAACTCCCAGCAGTTCGACAAGAATGATATTGATGCGAGAGGCCGGCAGCAGAGAGCAGTGCTGGAAGCTTTGGTGGCGAAGCTTTTCGCGGGCATTACTTCGATCAAAGCTGCTTATGCTGAGCTCCAAATGGCACAGAACCCTTACAACAGCGACGCTATTCAGGTCGCGGACCAGGCCGTGGTGGACGAGCTCAAAGCAATTTCCGAGCTGAAGCGCAGCTTCTTGAGAAAAGAACTCGATCTTTCACCCCAAGTCACGCTCATGCTCGCGGAGATTCAGGAGCAGCAGGGGTCGATGAAGACCTACGAGATCACCATCAAGAAGCTCGAGACTGAGGCTGACCTCAAAGACTCCAACATCACTTCGCTTCAGAACCAGCTCGACAACTCCAATTCACTTAACAAGTGCTTATATAAGAGGTTAAACTCAAGTGGGTCTCTGTCCATGTTCGATAATCTTCGACTTACGGTGCTCAGTGTGACCCATTTTGTCCAATTTCTTCACTACACCCTACGATCCATTCGCAGTTTCGTGAAATTAATGATACGTGAAATGGATTCGGTGCACTGGGATCTTGACGTGGCCGTCAAGTTCATCGAACCTGACGCGGTTTTTACAAACCCAAGCCACCGGTTCTTCGCTTTCGAATCCTTCGTAAACATAACCATGTTTGAGGGGTTCAATCGCCCTCAGTTCCAACCAAGTGATCACTCCCAACGACAACCTCCTCTTGAAACACACCGCAATTGCCTCTTCTTCGACAAGTTCAAGAAGCTCACAAACGTAAATCCGAGGCATTTTCTTTCCCATAATCCGAACTCGTCGTTTGCAAAGTTCACAAGGGCCAAGTACCTTCACCTAGTACATGCGAAAATGGAGTGCTCTCTCTTCGGTAACTTGAATCAGCGAAAGCTCGTTAAATCCGGGGGCGTCCCTGACTCCTCTTTCTTCGTAGCGTTTGCTGAGATGGCGAAGCGCGTGTGGCTTTTACATTGCTTGGCATTCTCGTTCGATGAAGAGGTAAGCATTTTTCAGGTAAGGAAGAACTGTAGGTTTTCTGAGGTGTACATGGAATGCGTGGCAGAGGAAGCGTCGTTCTGCTCCGGTGAAATCACCGGTGGCAATGGCGGTGGCGAGTTCAGCGTGGGTTTCACAGTCGTGCCGGGGTTCAAGATTGGAAAAACCGTAATACAAAGTCAGGTTTATTTGTCTCCGGCTACTCCTACGCCGGCTAGTCGCTAA